From the genome of Gemmatimonas phototrophica, one region includes:
- the moeB gene encoding molybdopterin-synthase adenylyltransferase MoeB, giving the protein MPTATSQSLPPLTAEESNRYRRHLILPGVGPEGQARLKASRVLIVGAGGLGSPVALYLAAAGVGTIGLVDNDRVDATNLQRQLLHGTSDVGRSKLESARDRLHDVNPHVHVVLHASWLTSSNALDIMRGYDVVVDGTDNFATRYLVNDACVLLGIPNVHGSVFRFDGQASVFGLPDGPCYRCLYPEPPPPEMVPNCAEGGVLGVLPGMVGTIQATETIKLLLALGDSLSGRLLMIDALSMAFRTVRLARDPECPACGTRTITQLIDYDQFCGTPGLHADAHAIVEEVTAATLRDWLASGTPLQLIDVREPNETATGTIAGARCIPLGTLSEQLPTLATDVVTVLVCKSGVRSARAARQLIAAGFAQTRSLAGGMMHWDTPYPR; this is encoded by the coding sequence ATGCCCACAGCCACGTCCCAGTCCCTGCCCCCGCTCACGGCAGAGGAATCCAACCGCTACCGCCGGCATCTCATCCTCCCGGGCGTGGGACCCGAGGGGCAGGCGCGCCTCAAGGCGTCCCGCGTGCTCATTGTCGGGGCCGGTGGACTGGGGTCGCCGGTCGCGCTCTATCTGGCTGCCGCCGGCGTGGGGACCATCGGGCTGGTGGACAACGACCGGGTGGACGCCACCAACCTGCAGCGTCAGTTGCTGCACGGCACCAGCGACGTGGGGCGCAGCAAACTGGAGTCGGCACGCGATCGGCTGCACGACGTCAACCCGCATGTGCATGTGGTGTTGCACGCCTCGTGGCTCACGTCGTCCAATGCGCTCGACATCATGCGTGGCTACGATGTGGTCGTGGACGGCACCGACAATTTTGCCACCCGCTATCTCGTGAATGATGCCTGCGTACTGTTGGGAATTCCCAACGTGCACGGGTCGGTCTTTCGCTTTGATGGGCAGGCGTCGGTGTTCGGTCTCCCCGATGGCCCCTGCTACCGCTGCCTCTATCCCGAGCCGCCGCCGCCGGAGATGGTCCCCAACTGCGCCGAAGGCGGCGTGCTGGGTGTGCTGCCAGGTATGGTCGGCACCATTCAGGCCACGGAAACCATCAAGCTGCTGCTCGCACTCGGCGACTCACTCTCCGGCCGCCTGCTCATGATCGATGCGCTGAGCATGGCGTTTCGAACCGTCCGACTGGCACGTGACCCCGAGTGCCCCGCGTGTGGCACGCGCACCATTACGCAGCTGATTGACTACGACCAGTTCTGCGGCACGCCGGGACTGCATGCCGACGCCCACGCCATCGTGGAGGAAGTCACCGCCGCCACGCTGCGCGACTGGCTGGCCAGCGGGACCCCCCTGCAGCTCATTGATGTGCGCGAGCCCAACGAGACGGCCACCGGCACGATTGCCGGCGCCCGCTGCATTCCGCTTGGCACCCTGTCCGAGCAGCTGCCAACGCTGGCCACCGACGTCGTCACGGTATTGGTGTGCAAAAGTGGCGTGCGCAGCGCGCGCGCGGCCCGGCAACTCATCGCCGCCGGCTTCGCGCAGACGCGCTCACTCGCAGGAGGCATGATGCACTGGGACACGCCTTACCCGCGTTGA
- a CDS encoding DUF4159 domain-containing protein encodes MTTNPSPARRRLRRSLLLGCLIVLGVAPLAWSQRRAFVEPNVPYDGRFTFVRLRYTQGYRMAWSADYPAMERNFMAILGDLSVMRVHRKGSNVHVLNDPQLAHYPVAYLTEPGYWYPTDEEALALRNWILKGGFLIVDDFYFERQWAVFEAGMRKVLPEARIEPLKVSHPVFHSFFSIRTLDGMTHPATPAAKAVYLGIHEDNDPAKRLQVVINFNNDIGDYMEWSGEGWYPVNLSNDAYKFATNYVVYGLTH; translated from the coding sequence ATGACGACGAATCCTAGTCCGGCCCGGCGAAGGCTCCGTCGGTCGTTGTTGCTGGGATGCCTGATCGTCCTCGGCGTGGCCCCATTGGCCTGGTCGCAGCGTCGAGCTTTTGTCGAACCCAACGTGCCGTACGACGGGCGGTTTACCTTCGTCCGCCTGCGCTATACCCAAGGGTATCGCATGGCGTGGAGTGCCGACTATCCGGCTATGGAGCGCAACTTCATGGCCATTCTGGGCGATCTGTCGGTGATGCGCGTGCATCGGAAGGGGAGCAATGTGCACGTGTTGAATGATCCACAGCTGGCACACTACCCGGTGGCGTATCTCACGGAGCCCGGGTACTGGTACCCTACCGACGAAGAGGCGCTGGCGCTGCGCAACTGGATTCTCAAGGGCGGGTTTCTCATTGTGGACGACTTTTACTTCGAGCGACAGTGGGCCGTGTTTGAGGCGGGCATGCGCAAAGTGTTGCCGGAGGCGCGCATTGAGCCGCTGAAGGTGTCGCACCCGGTATTCCATTCGTTCTTCAGTATCCGCACGCTGGATGGCATGACACACCCGGCCACGCCGGCCGCCAAGGCGGTGTATCTGGGTATTCACGAAGACAATGATCCGGCGAAGCGGCTGCAGGTGGTGATCAACTTCAACAATGACATTGGTGACTACATGGAGTGGTCGGGCGAAGGATGGTACCCCGTGAACCTCTCCAACGATGCGTACAAGTTTGCGACGAACTACGTGGTCTACGGGCTGACCCATTAA
- a CDS encoding spermidine synthase, producing MKPLEKLGEARTPNGSVLQLYRHDGAYLIRADGVELMSTRRHLSEDKLAEVACAPLAAKPKVRVLIGGLGLGFTLREALRHVGADAEVWVAELVAEVIEWNANPAYALSAEAMADPRVRIVHQDVVKVLKDNPGRFDAIMLDTDNGPDGMIMKENSRLYATKGLAATITALRPGGVIAYWSVSADPAFVGALQRVGLTVQSISVRAHATSGPWHTLYVAHMKD from the coding sequence ATGAAGCCACTGGAGAAGTTGGGCGAGGCCCGCACCCCGAACGGGTCGGTGTTGCAGCTGTATCGCCACGATGGAGCGTACCTCATTCGCGCGGATGGGGTGGAGCTGATGTCCACTCGTCGCCATCTGTCGGAAGACAAGCTGGCCGAGGTGGCGTGTGCGCCGTTGGCGGCCAAGCCCAAGGTGCGCGTGCTCATTGGCGGCCTGGGGCTCGGGTTTACCCTGCGTGAAGCGTTGCGTCATGTGGGCGCTGACGCCGAAGTGTGGGTGGCCGAGTTGGTGGCAGAGGTCATTGAGTGGAACGCCAATCCGGCGTATGCGCTTTCGGCGGAGGCCATGGCCGATCCGCGTGTGCGCATTGTGCATCAGGATGTGGTGAAGGTGCTCAAGGATAATCCGGGGCGCTTTGACGCCATCATGCTCGATACGGACAACGGTCCCGACGGCATGATCATGAAGGAGAACTCGCGGCTCTACGCCACGAAGGGTTTGGCCGCCACGATCACGGCACTGCGCCCCGGCGGGGTGATTGCCTATTGGTCTGTGAGTGCGGACCCGGCCTTTGTGGGGGCGCTCCAGCGGGTTGGGCTCACGGTGCAGTCCATCAGCGTTCGCGCCCACGCCACGTCAGGGCCGTGGCACACGTTGTATGTCGCTCACATGAAAGACTGA
- a CDS encoding DUF1569 domain-containing protein translates to MPVYPNLFEAAEVDAAVQRLAALTPKTVPAWGSMSVATMLAHVNVAYEMVYDDKHPRPNALMRFVLKRIVKQKVVGPDPYPHNTPTAPVFRIKDTRDFHTERERLVAYLRRVQHDGQRAFEGRESLSFGPLTAAEWNGLFSKHLDHHLRQFGV, encoded by the coding sequence ATGCCTGTCTATCCTAATCTCTTCGAGGCGGCCGAGGTGGATGCCGCCGTGCAACGTCTTGCTGCCCTCACCCCCAAAACGGTGCCCGCGTGGGGGAGCATGAGCGTCGCCACCATGCTCGCTCACGTGAACGTCGCCTACGAGATGGTATACGACGACAAGCACCCCCGCCCCAATGCGCTCATGCGCTTCGTGCTCAAGCGCATTGTGAAACAGAAAGTGGTGGGTCCGGATCCCTATCCGCACAACACGCCCACCGCTCCGGTGTTTCGCATCAAGGACACGCGCGATTTTCACACGGAGCGGGAACGTCTGGTGGCCTATCTGCGCCGCGTGCAACACGACGGGCAGCGTGCCTTTGAAGGCCGGGAGTCACTCTCCTTCGGGCCGCTCACCGCCGCAGAATGGAACGGGCTCTTTTCCAAACACCTTGATCACCATCTGCGGCAGTTTGGGGTCTAG
- a CDS encoding NAD(P)H-binding protein has protein sequence MSTFLVLAANGNVGSTLSTLLEQASHTVRRATSRTAGAGQVHVDLVSGDGLAEALTGADGAFLLSPPGYVNQDELLGRVIEEAKARGVRKIVLMTAMGVDADPSAPLRKAELHLEASGLAWNVIRPNWFMQNFHTFWLQGIAHANAVQLPTGTAKGSFIDARDIAAVAASLLQRSDLDGQAFDLTGGEALDHDEVAALLTRELGRDIRYEDISPDAMRGGLLAAGLPPAYAENLLVILEYFKLGYAARITDAVAHITGKAPRTFEAYVRDYRDAYALTAV, from the coding sequence ATGTCGACATTTCTGGTTCTTGCCGCAAACGGCAACGTTGGAAGCACCCTGAGCACCCTGTTGGAGCAGGCCAGTCACACGGTTCGCCGCGCCACGAGCAGGACGGCCGGAGCCGGACAGGTCCATGTGGATCTGGTGAGCGGTGATGGGCTGGCCGAAGCCCTCACGGGCGCCGATGGGGCGTTCCTGTTGTCACCGCCAGGCTACGTCAATCAGGATGAGCTGCTGGGCCGTGTGATTGAAGAAGCCAAGGCGCGTGGTGTCCGCAAGATCGTGCTCATGACGGCCATGGGCGTCGATGCCGATCCCAGCGCGCCGCTGCGCAAAGCCGAACTCCATCTGGAGGCGTCGGGGCTAGCCTGGAACGTCATTCGGCCCAACTGGTTCATGCAGAATTTCCACACGTTCTGGCTGCAGGGCATTGCCCACGCCAACGCGGTGCAACTGCCCACGGGTACGGCCAAGGGCAGCTTCATTGATGCCCGTGACATCGCGGCCGTGGCCGCCTCATTGCTGCAGCGATCAGACCTTGATGGTCAGGCCTTTGATCTGACCGGCGGTGAAGCGCTCGATCACGACGAAGTCGCCGCGCTTCTGACGCGTGAGTTGGGGCGCGACATTCGTTACGAGGATATCTCGCCGGACGCGATGCGCGGCGGACTGCTCGCCGCAGGCCTTCCACCGGCATACGCCGAAAACCTGCTCGTGATTCTCGAGTACTTCAAGCTGGGATACGCCGCACGCATTACCGATGCGGTGGCACACATCACCGGCAAGGCGCCGCGCACGTTTGAGGCGTACGTGCGCGACTATCGGGACGCGTACGCGCTCACCGCGGTCTGA
- a CDS encoding putative signal transducing protein: MHADWTSLVTLASGFEADITIALLEAHDIPAERDGNDTVGIFGPGFQGATSRGVTILVPAKRLAEAQAILAEPRELPDDVLPE; the protein is encoded by the coding sequence ATGCACGCTGATTGGACATCACTCGTAACGTTGGCGTCGGGCTTTGAAGCCGATATCACCATTGCCCTGCTGGAGGCCCACGACATTCCGGCCGAGCGTGATGGCAATGATACCGTGGGGATTTTCGGACCCGGATTTCAGGGGGCTACGTCCCGCGGCGTCACGATCCTGGTGCCGGCCAAGAGACTGGCCGAGGCCCAGGCGATTCTGGCGGAACCCAGAGAACTCCCGGACGACGTACTCCCGGAGTGA
- a CDS encoding secondary thiamine-phosphate synthase enzyme YjbQ has product MPPLRHRLALTTTRPIDLLDITESVREWVRQSGVQHGLLTVMSPHTTARITLNEREGELQQDMIRWLEQLAPATAAYGHNRAPVDDRLNAHAHLLGLFLNATETIPVTDGELELGGWQSLFLVELDGPRTAREVHLHLLRTE; this is encoded by the coding sequence ATGCCTCCGCTTCGCCACCGTCTGGCCCTCACCACGACGCGGCCCATTGACCTGCTCGATATCACCGAGTCGGTGCGAGAATGGGTACGTCAGAGTGGCGTCCAACATGGCCTCCTGACCGTGATGTCGCCGCATACCACGGCACGCATTACGCTCAATGAGCGGGAAGGGGAGTTGCAGCAGGACATGATCCGCTGGCTGGAACAGCTGGCGCCGGCGACCGCTGCCTACGGTCATAACCGGGCACCGGTGGACGATCGACTGAATGCGCACGCGCATTTGCTCGGGCTCTTTCTCAACGCCACCGAAACCATTCCGGTGACAGATGGCGAGCTTGAGCTGGGCGGATGGCAATCGCTCTTTCTGGTGGAGCTCGATGGCCCGCGCACTGCGCGCGAGGTGCATCTGCATCTGCTGCGCACCGAGTGA
- a CDS encoding RuBisCO large subunit C-terminal-like domain-containing protein, translating to MTPQDIDAFFASRDALITDQYIELEFTFECAGDPRAAAAHLASEQSTAQWQRIGVAEDFRPQFAARVLSLVSSPRPAGFSVPVPAAPAGAVHACRAVIAHPHGNFGPRLPNLISAVLGEGVFFAPGIPLIRLEDIRFPASYLAAFEGPQFGVQGVRDQLQVYGRPLFFGVIKPNIGLPPEPFAQLGFEGWMGGLDVAKDDEMLADAPYSPLATRAALLGDARRRAEVATGVPKGYLANITDEVDALHALHDTAVAAGATMVMVNTMPVGLSGVRALRRHARVPLVTHFPFIASFSRLPLHGVHSRVITRLQRLAGADVIIMPGFGDRMMTPEHEVMENVQACLEPMGHLKPSLPVPGGSDSAATLEGVYRRIGSVDFGFVPGRGVFGHPMGPRGGAASLRQAWDAIAQGIPVREYAQQYAELRAALR from the coding sequence GTGACCCCCCAGGACATCGACGCCTTCTTTGCGTCCCGCGATGCGCTGATCACAGACCAGTACATCGAACTGGAATTCACCTTCGAGTGCGCCGGTGATCCGCGCGCCGCGGCCGCCCATCTGGCCAGTGAGCAGTCCACGGCACAATGGCAGCGTATCGGGGTCGCGGAGGATTTCCGCCCGCAGTTTGCCGCCCGGGTGCTGTCGCTTGTGTCGTCACCGCGCCCCGCAGGGTTCTCCGTACCGGTGCCAGCCGCGCCAGCGGGCGCCGTCCACGCCTGCCGCGCGGTCATTGCGCACCCGCACGGCAATTTCGGCCCGCGTCTCCCCAATCTGATTTCCGCAGTGCTCGGCGAAGGTGTGTTCTTTGCCCCCGGCATCCCGCTCATCCGACTGGAAGACATTCGTTTTCCGGCCTCCTACCTTGCGGCGTTCGAAGGGCCGCAGTTTGGCGTGCAGGGGGTGCGTGACCAGCTGCAGGTCTACGGGCGCCCGCTCTTCTTCGGCGTGATCAAGCCCAACATCGGCCTGCCCCCCGAGCCGTTTGCGCAGTTGGGCTTCGAAGGGTGGATGGGTGGGCTGGATGTGGCCAAGGACGATGAGATGCTGGCGGATGCGCCCTACTCGCCGCTCGCGACACGGGCCGCGTTGTTGGGGGATGCACGTCGTCGGGCCGAAGTTGCCACTGGTGTGCCCAAAGGCTACCTCGCCAACATCACGGACGAAGTGGACGCGCTGCACGCGCTCCACGACACGGCCGTCGCCGCAGGAGCCACCATGGTCATGGTGAACACCATGCCGGTGGGGCTGAGCGGAGTGCGGGCACTCCGTCGTCACGCTCGCGTGCCTCTGGTCACCCACTTCCCGTTCATTGCGTCGTTCAGTCGGCTGCCGCTGCACGGCGTCCACTCGCGCGTGATCACCCGTCTACAGCGTCTCGCCGGTGCCGATGTCATCATCATGCCGGGGTTCGGCGATCGCATGATGACGCCGGAACACGAGGTGATGGAGAATGTGCAGGCCTGTCTAGAGCCCATGGGACATCTCAAGCCGAGTCTGCCGGTGCCGGGAGGCAGTGACTCGGCCGCCACGCTGGAGGGGGTGTACCGCCGCATAGGATCGGTGGACTTCGGCTTCGTGCCGGGGCGAGGGGTCTTCGGCCATCCCATGGGCCCACGTGGCGGTGCGGCGAGTCTGCGCCAGGCGTGGGACGCCATCGCGCAGGGCATCCCGGTGCGCGAATACGCGCAGCAGTATGCTGAACTACGGGCCGCGTTGCGCTAG
- a CDS encoding AraC family transcriptional regulator, which yields MDLLTDLFKDAGLRRRLLDVRQLRTDRALRFPCDRSVGFHVVLEGTAYVHAPALAEPLALQAGDIAVMGRGCEHMLSAQPQIRDVPVQTIALAANEESDAPGEVSVVSGAYQLWNTPVHPFFTELPPWFVVRAERTARLEPLGLTVSMLASEARSDALGRETVVHGLLDILFTYLMREYVARRGNEVAGWSHAVRDPQVRQAVAQLHEDCALPWTLDTLARAVGSSRSVLAERFREAMGETPLAYLRTLRLQRAMRLLSESDRTLEQVALAVGYHDAFGFSKAFKRAVGVSPGEYRKRDAAERDVPWRFRADEAVGAG from the coding sequence ATGGATTTGCTCACCGACTTGTTCAAAGATGCGGGGCTGCGCCGCCGCCTGCTGGATGTGCGGCAGCTCCGTACCGACCGGGCCCTGCGCTTTCCCTGCGACCGCAGCGTGGGTTTCCACGTGGTGCTCGAAGGCACGGCCTATGTCCATGCGCCGGCGCTCGCCGAGCCGCTGGCCCTGCAGGCCGGGGACATTGCCGTGATGGGACGCGGCTGTGAGCACATGCTCTCCGCGCAGCCCCAGATACGTGATGTGCCGGTGCAGACCATCGCACTCGCCGCCAACGAAGAGAGCGACGCCCCCGGTGAGGTGTCCGTGGTGAGCGGCGCCTACCAGCTATGGAACACCCCGGTGCATCCGTTCTTCACGGAGCTGCCCCCCTGGTTTGTGGTGCGTGCCGAACGCACGGCCCGCCTGGAGCCGCTTGGCCTCACGGTCTCCATGCTGGCCAGCGAGGCCCGCAGCGACGCGCTGGGACGCGAAACGGTGGTGCACGGATTGCTGGACATCCTGTTCACGTATCTCATGCGGGAGTACGTGGCACGCCGAGGCAACGAGGTTGCCGGGTGGAGTCACGCCGTGCGAGATCCACAGGTCCGTCAGGCAGTTGCCCAGCTGCACGAAGACTGCGCCCTGCCGTGGACGCTGGATACGCTGGCCCGTGCGGTCGGCTCATCGCGCAGTGTGTTGGCGGAACGGTTTCGCGAGGCCATGGGCGAAACGCCGCTCGCGTATCTTCGCACGTTGCGACTGCAGCGCGCCATGCGCCTGTTGTCCGAAAGCGATCGCACCTTGGAGCAGGTGGCGCTGGCGGTGGGGTACCACGACGCGTTCGGGTTTTCGAAAGCGTTCAAGCGCGCGGTTGGCGTGTCGCCCGGCGAGTATCGCAAGCGTGATGCCGCCGAGCGCGATGTGCCCTGGCGATTCCGCGCCGACGAAGCCGTGGGCGCGGGGTAA